The proteins below come from a single Thiohalobacter sp. genomic window:
- the phoU gene encoding phosphate signaling complex protein PhoU, producing the protein MDKNSIGQHISRQYNAELEDIRNKVLAMGGLVEQQVADAMVALLEGDERMADIVINNDFKVNALEVAIDEECNFILARRQPAASDLRLIMAVIKTITDLERIGDEAERIARMAQHIASKDVANRYHDRLEHLGDLSRKMLHGALDAFARMDPELAVQVWHEDAKIDKEYEGVMRQMITLMMEDSRAIPSVLDAMWAARALERIGDRAGNICEYVIYLVKGKDVRHTSLEQLEREAHEGKD; encoded by the coding sequence ATGGACAAGAACAGCATCGGTCAGCACATCTCACGGCAGTACAACGCCGAGCTGGAAGATATTCGCAACAAGGTGCTGGCCATGGGAGGGCTGGTCGAGCAGCAGGTGGCCGATGCCATGGTGGCGCTGCTCGAGGGCGACGAGCGCATGGCCGACATCGTCATCAACAATGACTTCAAGGTGAATGCCCTGGAAGTCGCGATCGACGAGGAATGCAACTTCATTCTCGCCCGGCGCCAGCCGGCGGCGAGTGACCTGCGCCTGATCATGGCGGTGATCAAGACCATTACCGATCTCGAGCGCATCGGCGACGAGGCCGAGCGCATTGCGCGCATGGCACAGCACATTGCCAGCAAGGATGTGGCCAACCGCTATCATGACCGGCTCGAGCACCTGGGCGACCTCTCGCGCAAGATGCTGCATGGCGCGCTGGATGCCTTTGCCCGCATGGATCCCGAGCTGGCGGTTCAGGTGTGGCACGAGGATGCCAAGATCGACAAGGAGTACGAGGGCGTGATGCGGCAGATGATCACGCTGATGATGGAAGATTCGCGGGCCATTCCCAGCGTGCTGGATGCCATGTGGGCGGCGCGCGCGCTGGAACGCATCGGCGACCGTGCCGGGAACATCTGCGAGTACGTGATCTATCTGGTCAAGGGCAAGGATGTGCGCCACACCAGCCTCGAGCAGCTGGA